The Candidatus Aenigmatarchaeota archaeon genome has a window encoding:
- a CDS encoding nucleotidyl transferase AbiEii/AbiGii toxin family protein: MISREDLRDYARIKGLNLGQAEKDYFQNIILFILFQEYGKTLVFKGGTALSKCYGSSRFSEDLDFTCGEDFRQDILERGLRRFGLEYSVKLRAYAVGKKLTLRIKGPLYIGTLPSQCTLILDISFRENIVLTPEIIPLGSLLKEIPGFSVYVMDENEIFAEKVRVIMTRDKARDVYDLWFLLGKGIKFDFGLIEKKLEYYKDSWSKGKFIKAVQDKEKIWKTEMKPLIENVPEFKEVKSLIAKSLENGPAG; the protein is encoded by the coding sequence ATGATATCGAGAGAGGATTTGAGGGACTACGCAAGGATAAAAGGGCTTAACCTTGGGCAGGCGGAAAAAGACTATTTTCAAAACATTATACTTTTCATACTCTTTCAGGAGTATGGCAAAACACTTGTTTTTAAGGGAGGAACTGCCCTAAGCAAGTGCTACGGCTCTTCAAGGTTTTCGGAAGACCTTGATTTTACCTGTGGGGAAGATTTCAGGCAGGATATTCTGGAAAGGGGGCTTAGGAGATTTGGGCTGGAATATTCAGTGAAGTTGAGAGCTTATGCGGTTGGGAAAAAGCTGACCTTGAGGATAAAGGGCCCTTTGTATATAGGCACTCTTCCAAGCCAGTGCACGCTTATTCTGGACATAAGCTTCAGGGAAAATATTGTACTTACCCCGGAGATAATTCCCCTTGGCAGTCTCTTGAAAGAGATCCCCGGGTTTAGCGTTTATGTGATGGACGAAAATGAAATCTTTGCCGAAAAAGTGAGGGTGATAATGACAAGAGACAAAGCTCGGGACGTCTATGACCTTTGGTTTCTGCTGGGCAAGGGCATCAAGTTCGACTTTGGGCTAATAGAGAAGAAGCTCGAATACTACAAAGACTCTTGGAGCAAGGGAAAATTCATAAAGGCGGTGCAGGACAAGGAAAAAATCTGGAAAACCGAAATGAAGCCGCTTATCGAGAATGTCCCCGAGTTTAAGGAAGTTAAATCCCTTATAGCAAAATCTCTTGAAAATGGGCCTGCCGGGTAG
- the aspS gene encoding aspartate--tRNA(Asn) ligase yields MDRVYAGEVKENAGKEVTVYGWVDAIRALGKITFVVIRDRSGKVQTIARKDTPAFDQIKDLSREYVIEARGLVKESKSAPGGSEIELSEVKTISKAEPLPIEFSGKIDTNMSKRLDYRYIDLRNPQTKEIFLIKSEITNRFRKFLHKKGFVEIHTPKIVKLGAEGGSEMFPILYYNQEGYLAQSPQLYKQMMQAAGFEKVFEIGPVYRAEKSHTIRHISEYWGLDCEMSFIKSFEEVMDTAEAVIKYTLEKLEEDHKDIIESFGVTMPNYKEPFPRLTLQECFELIGRSVEDPTAEEEKLIGSKVLEKLGSDFVFIKNYPFSARPFYTMKNANDPALTDSFDLVFRGLEIISGGQREHRLEVLLAQAKEKNISVESLSSYIESFRYGMPPHGGFGLGIERLVMQLLGLENIREAVLFPRDTERLTP; encoded by the coding sequence ATGGACAGGGTATATGCTGGAGAGGTCAAAGAAAACGCGGGAAAAGAGGTCACAGTATATGGCTGGGTTGACGCGATAAGGGCTCTTGGAAAGATCACATTTGTGGTCATCAGGGACAGGAGCGGCAAAGTCCAGACAATTGCCCGAAAAGACACTCCCGCCTTCGACCAGATAAAGGACCTCTCAAGGGAATATGTCATCGAGGCAAGGGGGCTTGTAAAGGAAAGCAAAAGCGCTCCCGGAGGCTCTGAAATCGAGCTTAGCGAGGTAAAAACCATAAGCAAGGCAGAGCCCCTTCCAATCGAGTTTTCAGGCAAAATAGACACGAACATGAGCAAACGGCTTGACTACCGCTACATTGACCTTAGAAACCCCCAAACCAAGGAAATTTTTCTAATAAAGTCAGAAATTACAAACCGCTTTCGGAAGTTCCTGCATAAAAAGGGCTTTGTAGAGATACACACCCCAAAAATCGTAAAGCTTGGAGCCGAGGGGGGAAGCGAGATGTTCCCAATACTCTATTATAACCAGGAGGGCTACCTTGCCCAGTCGCCGCAGCTCTACAAGCAGATGATGCAGGCAGCCGGCTTTGAAAAAGTCTTTGAAATCGGGCCTGTTTACAGGGCCGAAAAGAGCCACACAATCAGGCACATATCAGAGTACTGGGGGCTTGACTGTGAAATGTCATTTATCAAAAGCTTCGAGGAGGTAATGGACACTGCAGAAGCGGTAATCAAATACACCCTCGAAAAGCTCGAGGAAGATCATAAGGATATAATCGAATCCTTTGGCGTCACCATGCCAAATTACAAGGAGCCGTTCCCGCGCCTTACACTTCAGGAGTGCTTTGAGCTTATTGGGAGGTCTGTCGAAGACCCGACTGCCGAAGAGGAAAAGCTTATCGGCTCGAAAGTCCTTGAAAAGCTCGGCTCAGACTTTGTCTTTATCAAAAATTACCCCTTCTCTGCAAGGCCTTTTTACACGATGAAAAACGCTAATGACCCTGCGCTTACAGACTCATTCGACCTTGTCTTCAGGGGGCTTGAGATAATCTCCGGAGGGCAGAGAGAGCATCGGCTGGAGGTTCTTTTGGCTCAGGCAAAGGAGAAAAACATTTCTGTCGAATCCCTAAGCTCTTACATAGAGTCTTTCAGATACGGCATGCCGCCCCACGGTGGGTTCGGGCTTGGAATCGAGCGGCTGGTCATGCAGCTACTTGGGCTTGAAAACATAAGGGAAGCGGTGCTGTTCCCAAGAGACACCGAGCGGCTCACACCTTAA
- a CDS encoding glycosyltransferase family 4 protein, with protein MRIAYFVWEYPPLLVGGLGTYAAEMVPKLEAAGNEIDVFTLNDGTLRTNERVSDIGIHRPLILEGTNFLKLVLNEDLKAWGEHLTFFNKIFAYNYLSATKLVNEMLKKRVYDLVVINDWLSAPAGIMIKQTTDIPVVFHVHSTEQQRVGNGSQTIKNIERDMAEKSDMIITVSYSMKDHLISLGYPEKKINVVWNGCNPDYYSTDNVNWGLVKALKERYFIEEDEKVVLFVGRLTEVKGVRNLVLGFPEVLKEHPKAKLVILGKGEQYEELVGLVKKMRIEDRVKIRSEFVPEDERIAHYAMADLCVFPSTSEPFGIVSLEAMCLARPLVVGASGISGFREQVVNYGDEQTGIHIDGRNPSDIAWGINEILKDNRKAALMGEFGRKRAEDIFNIDKVSSDTLYLYRKAVESKSRVSAEF; from the coding sequence ATGAGGATTGCTTACTTCGTATGGGAATATCCTCCCCTGCTTGTAGGCGGGCTTGGCACTTATGCTGCGGAAATGGTGCCAAAGCTTGAGGCCGCCGGAAATGAGATTGATGTTTTCACGCTCAATGACGGAACGCTCAGGACAAACGAGCGCGTAAGCGACATTGGCATCCACAGGCCCCTGATTCTCGAAGGCACAAACTTCCTCAAGCTTGTCTTGAACGAGGACTTAAAGGCCTGGGGCGAGCACCTGACGTTTTTCAACAAAATTTTTGCATACAATTACCTCTCCGCGACAAAATTGGTAAACGAAATGCTAAAAAAGCGCGTGTATGACCTTGTCGTCATAAACGACTGGCTCTCAGCCCCCGCAGGCATCATGATTAAGCAGACAACAGACATCCCGGTGGTGTTCCACGTGCACTCGACCGAGCAGCAAAGAGTGGGAAATGGAAGCCAGACAATAAAAAACATCGAGCGCGACATGGCTGAAAAATCCGACATGATAATTACGGTTTCATATTCTATGAAAGACCACCTTATCTCCCTTGGCTACCCGGAAAAGAAAATAAATGTGGTCTGGAACGGCTGCAACCCCGACTATTACAGCACGGACAACGTGAACTGGGGGCTGGTAAAAGCGCTAAAGGAAAGGTACTTCATAGAGGAAGACGAAAAAGTCGTGCTCTTTGTCGGGCGGCTCACGGAAGTAAAAGGCGTAAGAAACCTTGTCCTTGGCTTTCCTGAAGTCTTAAAGGAGCACCCGAAAGCAAAGCTGGTTATACTTGGGAAGGGCGAGCAGTACGAAGAGCTTGTCGGGCTTGTAAAGAAGATGAGAATCGAGGACCGTGTAAAGATAAGGTCAGAGTTCGTGCCTGAAGACGAAAGGATTGCCCACTATGCTATGGCTGACCTATGTGTTTTTCCTAGCACTTCAGAGCCGTTCGGCATAGTGTCTCTTGAAGCCATGTGCCTTGCCCGGCCCCTCGTAGTAGGGGCCTCAGGAATCTCCGGCTTCAGGGAGCAGGTCGTAAATTACGGCGACGAGCAGACAGGAATCCACATCGACGGGAGGAACCCTTCAGACATCGCCTGGGGGATAAATGAAATTTTAAAAGACAACCGGAAAGCCGCCCTTATGGGCGAGTTTGGGCGAAAGCGCGCCGAAGACATCTTCAATATAGACAAGGTTTCCTCAGACACGCTTTACCTCTACAGAAAAGCGGTCGAAAGCAAAAGCCGGGTATCTGCGGAGTTTTAG
- the tsaD gene encoding tRNA (adenosine(37)-N6)-threonylcarbamoyltransferase complex transferase subunit TsaD, which produces MRALGIESTAHTFGIGVADGETKEILADERVSYRPESGIIPAECARFLKENSSAVLENLEKRANLSEIDIVAVSVGPGLPPSLSFGLDFARGLAKTLGKPLYGVNHCRAHIDVGVFLTGCTDPVVLYVSGGNTQVIYYNDGYRVLGETQDIGIGNAIDKLGRIMGLKFPAGPKIEQMAKSGKFIQLPYSVKGMDLNFSGILSDCVRRLGSLDKDSLEQGYADLSYSFQEVCFSMLTEVTERAMAAMNKRELLLVGGVAQNRRLQEMLELMCAERGARLFAVPKEYAGDNGPMIAVSALLSHRKKEYENPADIRPNWRLDRP; this is translated from the coding sequence ATGAGGGCACTAGGCATAGAGTCAACTGCGCACACGTTTGGAATCGGGGTTGCAGATGGTGAAACAAAGGAAATATTGGCCGATGAAAGAGTTTCTTACAGGCCTGAGTCGGGGATAATACCTGCCGAGTGCGCGAGATTTCTTAAGGAAAATTCTTCAGCGGTTCTTGAGAATCTTGAGAAAAGAGCGAACCTTTCTGAAATTGATATTGTGGCGGTTTCCGTTGGGCCGGGCCTGCCACCCAGCCTGTCTTTTGGGCTTGATTTTGCAAGGGGCTTGGCAAAAACTTTGGGTAAACCCCTCTACGGCGTAAACCACTGCCGTGCCCACATAGATGTGGGGGTATTTCTTACTGGCTGCACCGACCCGGTTGTCCTTTATGTTTCCGGAGGGAACACACAGGTAATCTATTACAATGATGGCTACCGGGTTTTGGGGGAGACCCAGGACATTGGAATAGGAAACGCAATTGACAAGCTTGGAAGAATCATGGGGCTTAAGTTTCCGGCAGGGCCTAAAATTGAGCAAATGGCAAAGAGCGGAAAATTCATTCAGCTTCCCTATTCTGTAAAGGGCATGGACCTCAACTTTTCGGGCATACTGTCGGACTGTGTTAGGAGACTTGGCTCACTGGATAAGGATTCTCTTGAGCAGGGATATGCTGACCTCAGCTACTCCTTTCAGGAGGTGTGCTTTTCCATGCTTACCGAGGTGACCGAAAGGGCGATGGCGGCGATGAACAAGCGCGAGCTTCTTCTGGTCGGTGGGGTTGCCCAGAACAGGCGGCTCCAGGAGATGCTTGAGCTGATGTGCGCTGAGAGGGGCGCCCGGCTGTTTGCAGTGCCAAAGGAGTATGCAGGCGACAATGGGCCCATGATTGCGGTTTCAGCTCTTTTAAGCCATAGGAAAAAGGAGTACGAAAACCCGGCTGACATAAGGCCCAACTGGCGGCTTGACCGGCCTTAA
- a CDS encoding transcription elongation factor Spt5, with translation MIVPIRVVIGRERIALKYIEDEIRIRNLDISAIIFLDELKGYLFLDGDQEDINRAIYGAPHVKGIIKKPVTIADIKKYLEKEKPSIELDAGDIIEILSGPFKGEKGRIVRLNEAKKELTIELLEAVVPIPLTISTSIVRVIEKSKKA, from the coding sequence ATGATAGTACCTATTAGAGTAGTCATTGGAAGGGAGAGAATTGCCCTTAAATATATCGAGGATGAGATAAGAATCCGAAACCTCGACATAAGCGCAATAATATTTCTTGACGAGCTTAAAGGGTACTTGTTCCTGGATGGAGACCAGGAAGACATAAACCGGGCAATTTACGGAGCCCCCCACGTCAAAGGCATAATTAAAAAGCCGGTTACGATTGCAGACATCAAGAAATACCTTGAAAAGGAAAAGCCATCCATAGAGCTTGACGCTGGCGACATAATCGAAATCCTCAGCGGCCCGTTCAAGGGCGAAAAGGGAAGGATTGTCCGGCTTAACGAAGCCAAAAAGGAGCTTACAATCGAGCTTCTGGAAGCAGTTGTGCCTATTCCCCTTACCATCTCGACAAGCATCGTAAGGGTAATCGAAAAATCCAAGAAGGCATAG
- a CDS encoding 30S ribosomal protein S15: MARMYARKKGKSGSKKLYRNKAPEWQPLSEKEVTEKAANLKKEGKKLAEIGLLLRDTEGIASIRLATGFRLKKLLEKNELKDAYPEDLMNLMKKAVKLRKHLSTNKMDYHNKRALQLTESKVRRLGKYYIKKKQLPVGWRYKPEQAELLVR, from the coding sequence ATGGCTCGAATGTACGCTAGAAAGAAGGGCAAAAGCGGCTCAAAGAAGCTTTACCGGAACAAAGCCCCCGAATGGCAACCTCTGAGTGAAAAAGAGGTGACCGAAAAGGCGGCTAACCTTAAAAAAGAGGGCAAGAAGCTTGCTGAAATAGGGCTGCTTCTTAGGGACACAGAAGGGATAGCATCTATTCGCCTTGCTACGGGCTTTCGGCTAAAGAAGCTTTTGGAGAAAAACGAGCTTAAGGATGCCTATCCTGAAGACCTTATGAACCTTATGAAAAAGGCGGTAAAGCTCAGAAAGCACCTGTCCACTAACAAGATGGACTACCACAACAAGAGGGCTTTGCAGCTTACAGAATCCAAGGTAAGGCGCCTTGGAAAGTACTACATAAAGAAAAAGCAGCTTCCTGTTGGCTGGAGGTATAAGCCAGAGCAGGCAGAGCTTCTGGTCAGGTAA
- the radB gene encoding DNA repair and recombination protein RadB yields the protein MHVERMSSGSKVIDDLLGGGIESGVITNFYGPAGSGKTNLCLLFALSAIKRGSVAYVDTESGFSTERIFQMGGTPDDLKKIIYENPASFDDQKRAIEKLKKAEISLLIVDSFVSLYRLVLNEENVTTVNRELAGQMAHLSNIAREKNIPVIITNQVYSIGSNEIELSGRDVVKYWSKCLVEIKKSDENRRVAIIRKHRSMPEGKKAEFEITSSGIEKAKFKIF from the coding sequence ATGCATGTTGAGAGGATGTCTTCCGGGTCAAAAGTTATAGACGACCTTCTGGGAGGCGGAATTGAAAGCGGGGTGATAACCAACTTCTACGGGCCTGCCGGCTCTGGAAAAACAAACCTGTGCCTCCTTTTTGCGCTTTCTGCCATTAAAAGAGGAAGTGTCGCCTATGTAGATACCGAGAGCGGATTTTCAACGGAGCGGATTTTCCAGATGGGCGGAACCCCCGATGACCTAAAGAAGATAATTTACGAAAATCCTGCAAGTTTCGACGATCAAAAAAGGGCTATCGAAAAACTAAAAAAGGCGGAAATTTCCCTTCTCATAGTGGACTCATTTGTTTCACTCTACCGGCTTGTGTTAAACGAAGAAAATGTGACAACGGTCAACCGCGAACTTGCAGGGCAGATGGCGCACCTGTCAAACATTGCAAGGGAAAAGAACATTCCGGTGATAATAACAAACCAAGTCTACAGCATCGGCTCAAACGAAATTGAGCTTTCCGGAAGGGACGTTGTAAAATACTGGAGCAAGTGCCTTGTGGAAATCAAGAAGTCCGACGAAAACCGCAGGGTCGCAATAATCAGAAAGCACCGGAGCATGCCTGAAGGGAAAAAAGCGGAGTTCGAAATAACATCTTCGGGAATAGAAAAAGCAAAGTTCAAAATATTTTAG
- a CDS encoding class I SAM-dependent methyltransferase: protein MEIRGIIEDSPIYQALKNPNGWEHLDRIYQNQGLQPKVISRIPLGKGVMNRYHTTIALLNQECLLPKNSREYHVLSIASGPARDMMEVMIRNPNVRADCIDLDPKAIEYGKKLAEEYGVSSRINFIQGDAFAKLKESETYDAIVIMGLIEYMDDKSTGRLLSDAKDHLCSGGLLLSSNLNPSILGRAAQRMRQLGHAVNSTKRCDLTARTQEELRKLGENAGYRPLVWSDTTGQFNILEARKL from the coding sequence ATGGAAATACGCGGAATTATCGAAGACAGCCCTATCTATCAGGCACTTAAAAATCCTAACGGCTGGGAGCACCTTGACAGAATATACCAAAATCAAGGACTTCAGCCCAAAGTGATATCCCGCATACCGCTTGGGAAGGGGGTCATGAATAGATACCACACTACCATTGCCCTTCTCAATCAGGAATGCCTCCTGCCAAAAAATTCCAGGGAATACCATGTACTGAGCATTGCGTCGGGACCTGCAAGAGACATGATGGAAGTGATGATAAGAAATCCCAATGTCCGTGCGGACTGCATAGACCTGGACCCAAAAGCCATAGAATATGGAAAGAAGCTCGCAGAAGAGTACGGGGTGAGCTCAAGAATCAATTTCATCCAGGGAGATGCATTCGCCAAGCTAAAGGAATCTGAAACCTATGATGCAATCGTAATAATGGGTCTCATTGAGTATATGGATGACAAATCCACAGGCAGATTATTGTCTGACGCCAAAGACCACCTTTGCAGTGGAGGGTTACTCCTCTCAAGCAATCTAAATCCTTCCATTCTGGGGCGTGCCGCTCAACGCATGAGGCAACTGGGGCACGCGGTCAACAGCACCAAAAGATGTGACTTGACTGCAAGAACACAAGAAGAGCTGAGAAAACTTGGGGAGAATGCGGGATATAGACCCCTTGTCTGGAGTGATACGACCGGGCAATTCAATATACTGGAGGCAAGAAAGCTGTAG
- a CDS encoding translation initiation factor IF-5A: protein MPEMRDLKEGGYVLVDGEPCKVLSLVKSKPGKHGEAKARIEVIGIFDGKKRSVVKPVTGSIQIPMILKKKAQVVSVQGDSVQLMDLETYEMFDLSIPSGRSFNDGDEVVYIEVEGRRGFPDK, encoded by the coding sequence ATGCCAGAAATGAGGGACCTTAAGGAGGGAGGATATGTATTGGTCGATGGAGAACCCTGCAAAGTGCTTAGCTTGGTAAAGTCAAAGCCGGGAAAGCACGGAGAAGCAAAGGCGAGAATTGAGGTTATCGGGATTTTTGACGGCAAGAAAAGAAGTGTTGTCAAGCCGGTTACAGGCAGCATTCAGATTCCCATGATTCTTAAGAAAAAGGCGCAGGTTGTAAGCGTACAGGGCGATTCTGTGCAGCTTATGGACCTTGAGACCTATGAGATGTTTGATTTGTCCATACCGTCAGGAAGGTCATTTAATGATGGAGACGAGGTCGTTTATATTGAAGTCGAAGGGAGGCGTGGCTTTCCTGACAAGTAG
- a CDS encoding nucleotidyltransferase domain-containing protein, translating to MAEKKEKGAKRMAAGPSSKKKENPERKGKGKTDEKAFLKEAGIKESKAEEMKSLVPPKPLTPEEMDSIKKDVFKKAESFKKQLLRKHKDLVKTIFMFGSYLRNDFTKESDLDILILLDDTKVMITPEFKDRVTREAFDIAKKTDERLHVQPAWTVTEFWEMVRLSHPLLHTVLRDGWALYDEGFFIPIKKLLERGKIPATLEAVELLMASAPQKIDRAKGVKLYQVTEDCYGAMLNSSQAILMYLGKPVPDPKNTPKAIKEYLVDTKILPKSYFEMLESVIKFRKDVEHKHIKDITGAEVDRWIKKAENYVKEMEKIYLNLQNQKKQGVIDRNYEVLIKSTIFALKKMDKLPQDPKDLPGAIKTHLVNKNYLPKSYLDTFNRVVGMKKAAEEDLSKITERDVELTRSYVKKFVDILDRIMNECECPPAEPVAKSSKKKRK from the coding sequence ATGGCAGAAAAAAAAGAAAAAGGGGCTAAAAGAATGGCTGCTGGGCCTTCTTCCAAAAAGAAAGAAAACCCTGAAAGAAAAGGTAAAGGCAAAACTGACGAAAAAGCCTTCCTTAAAGAAGCGGGTATTAAAGAAAGTAAAGCGGAAGAGATGAAATCTCTAGTTCCCCCAAAACCACTGACACCTGAAGAGATGGATAGTATAAAAAAAGATGTTTTCAAAAAGGCCGAAAGCTTCAAGAAGCAGCTTCTAAGAAAACACAAAGACCTTGTAAAAACCATATTTATGTTTGGCTCCTACCTTCGTAACGACTTCACTAAGGAAAGCGACCTCGACATTCTGATTCTACTTGACGACACAAAAGTCATGATAACCCCCGAGTTCAAGGATAGGGTGACCCGCGAGGCATTTGATATTGCAAAGAAAACTGACGAGCGGCTTCACGTGCAGCCCGCCTGGACAGTTACAGAGTTCTGGGAAATGGTTCGGCTTTCTCACCCGCTCCTCCACACCGTCCTCAGAGACGGCTGGGCGCTTTACGACGAGGGATTTTTCATACCAATCAAAAAGCTCCTTGAGAGGGGCAAAATCCCGGCAACCCTTGAGGCAGTAGAGCTTTTGATGGCTTCAGCCCCACAGAAGATAGACCGGGCCAAAGGAGTAAAACTTTACCAGGTTACCGAAGACTGTTATGGGGCAATGCTTAACTCAAGCCAGGCCATCCTGATGTACCTGGGCAAGCCCGTACCAGACCCAAAGAATACTCCAAAAGCAATAAAAGAATACCTTGTGGACACGAAGATACTTCCAAAGTCCTACTTCGAGATGCTTGAAAGCGTCATAAAGTTCAGAAAAGATGTCGAGCACAAGCACATAAAAGACATAACCGGCGCCGAAGTTGACAGGTGGATAAAAAAAGCCGAAAATTATGTAAAGGAAATGGAGAAAATCTACCTCAACCTTCAAAACCAAAAGAAGCAAGGGGTTATAGACAGAAACTATGAAGTGCTCATCAAGTCGACAATATTTGCCCTCAAGAAAATGGACAAGCTTCCTCAGGACCCTAAAGACCTGCCCGGCGCAATAAAAACCCACCTGGTCAACAAGAACTACCTTCCAAAAAGCTACCTTGACACATTCAACAGGGTTGTCGGCATGAAGAAAGCCGCTGAAGAGGACCTTTCAAAGATAACCGAGCGGGACGTTGAGCTCACAAGAAGCTATGTCAAAAAGTTCGTAGACATCCTGGACAGGATTATGAATGAGTGCGAGTGCCCTCCAGCAGAGCCAGTTGCCAAAAGCAGCAAAAAGAAACGGAAATAA
- a CDS encoding nucleoside deaminase, giving the protein MEDRKDDFYFMNLANLEGQKALSRGDYPAGCVVVKQGRVIAKSGSLGITKNDSTAHAELIAISKSCRKLKSRFLESCTIYSNIEPCLMCAKAIVYSGAKKVVYGTEHKEYGTRKTFDILRKNGIGKDLEILSGVQKEKSSKLLKQFLEKSSKPK; this is encoded by the coding sequence ATGGAAGATCGGAAAGATGACTTTTACTTCATGAACCTTGCAAATCTTGAGGGGCAAAAAGCCCTATCCAGGGGGGATTATCCCGCAGGGTGCGTTGTGGTAAAGCAGGGAAGAGTCATTGCCAAATCGGGAAGCCTTGGGATAACAAAAAATGATTCAACTGCACATGCAGAGCTTATTGCAATCAGCAAATCCTGCAGAAAATTGAAATCCAGATTTCTTGAAAGCTGCACCATCTACTCAAATATCGAGCCCTGCCTCATGTGCGCTAAAGCAATTGTATATTCGGGAGCCAAAAAGGTAGTATACGGCACAGAACATAAAGAATACGGGACTAGGAAAACCTTCGATATCCTCAGGAAAAATGGAATTGGAAAAGACCTGGAGATTTTATCTGGCGTCCAGAAAGAAAAGTCTTCAAAACTGCTAAAACAATTCCTTGAAAAATCCTCTAAGCCCAAGTAA
- a CDS encoding nucleotidyltransferase family protein, with product MNELDKLSKEIQNTQVIILAGGKAKRMGNIDKPKALLQVNGTTLLDHTIDILTGCGFKDFRFLLGYRHEDIESHIGDGSKYGIKATYSVEPETVKGRAKAIKYALETGKIDKNKRALIYYPDDIFTDRQLPIKLLLQHLHIVEARNALVTILFTSGTHYPFGVGELDSDMRVTNFIEKPFIQQYTNTGQYIIEPEVLSRIEKDIDLNSAESPELEHGILPQLASENKVFGMVIPSQVWHSVNTFKEHEEAEKILSGKK from the coding sequence ATGAACGAGCTTGATAAGCTTTCAAAGGAAATTCAAAATACTCAGGTAATTATTCTTGCAGGCGGAAAAGCCAAAAGAATGGGAAATATTGACAAGCCCAAGGCCCTTTTGCAGGTAAACGGCACAACGCTCCTTGACCACACGATAGATATTCTTACGGGATGCGGCTTCAAGGACTTCAGGTTTCTCCTGGGATACCGCCACGAGGACATCGAAAGCCACATCGGCGACGGCTCGAAGTATGGGATCAAGGCGACTTACTCAGTGGAGCCGGAGACTGTAAAGGGAAGGGCAAAGGCAATAAAGTACGCGCTTGAAACCGGAAAGATTGACAAAAACAAAAGGGCGCTCATCTATTACCCCGATGACATATTCACGGACAGGCAGCTTCCAATTAAGCTTCTCCTCCAGCACCTCCACATAGTCGAGGCAAGAAATGCGCTGGTTACGATATTATTCACTTCAGGCACGCACTACCCTTTTGGAGTCGGAGAGCTTGACTCAGATATGCGGGTTACAAACTTCATAGAAAAGCCATTCATCCAGCAGTACACCAACACCGGACAGTACATAATCGAACCGGAAGTCCTCAGCAGAATCGAAAAGGACATAGACCTCAATTCAGCCGAAAGCCCCGAGCTTGAGCACGGGATACTGCCTCAGCTTGCCTCCGAAAACAAGGTTTTCGGAATGGTGATACCTTCGCAGGTCTGGCACTCCGTAAACACATTCAAGGAGCACGAAGAGGCGGAAAAGATACTTTCCGGAAAAAAATAA
- a CDS encoding 2-oxoacid:acceptor oxidoreductase family protein: MKQVSPGLVEVVIYGRGGQGAKTAGEVLAEAAILEGKFAQAFPEYGPERRGAPTRAFVRISGKEIRTHEPILKPNYVLVLDRTLLGLIETKDAVGIINSPAAENHFRENYTIDASKISCLAIGKDVPNTVLAGAFAKVSGAIGLDALLKVTEKVFGKKFDHTIIEKNLGLVKSGFEKVEKV; the protein is encoded by the coding sequence ATGAAGCAGGTTTCACCCGGCCTAGTTGAAGTTGTAATTTATGGCAGGGGCGGCCAAGGCGCCAAGACTGCGGGAGAAGTTTTGGCGGAAGCTGCAATTCTTGAGGGAAAATTCGCCCAGGCGTTTCCCGAATATGGCCCCGAAAGAAGGGGCGCGCCTACAAGGGCTTTTGTGAGAATCTCAGGAAAAGAAATCAGGACGCACGAGCCGATTCTAAAGCCCAATTATGTTCTTGTCCTTGACAGGACACTTCTTGGTCTTATCGAAACAAAGGACGCGGTTGGCATAATAAATTCCCCGGCAGCGGAAAACCACTTCAGGGAAAACTACACGATAGATGCCTCTAAGATTTCATGCCTTGCAATCGGAAAGGATGTGCCAAATACAGTCCTTGCCGGGGCATTTGCAAAGGTCAGCGGGGCGATAGGGCTTGATGCGCTTTTAAAAGTCACGGAAAAGGTTTTCGGAAAGAAGTTTGACCACACGATAATTGAGAAGAATCTCGGGCTTGTGAAAAGCGGATTTGAAAAAGTGGAGAAGGTTTAG